In one Micromonospora polyrhachis genomic region, the following are encoded:
- a CDS encoding Vgb family protein — protein sequence MSGFVGRSIRETVVSDPEAGPYGIAVGPDDALWVTLVHAGQILRLTVDEKCDTYDLDSPTCGPSTITAGPDGALWFTRFRDHRIGRISVDGHATSVPLPTAGGPFGITTGPDGALWFTQMHTDRIGRITYDGALTEFELPTRGAMPSAITAGPDDALWFTLNQAHAIGRITLDGNVTSYPLPTANAAPVGIAAGVDGALWFVEIGAGQIGSITPDGQLHNFPLPDRACRPHAIVARPEGGCWFTEWGANRVGLIAPDGTIEEHDLPTPSSEPHGITVGPDGAVWTALEIGKVARLTP from the coding sequence GTGTCTGGGTTCGTTGGCCGATCGATCCGTGAGACCGTCGTGAGCGACCCGGAGGCAGGGCCGTACGGCATCGCCGTTGGACCGGACGACGCGCTGTGGGTCACCCTGGTACACGCTGGCCAGATCCTTCGCCTCACCGTCGATGAAAAGTGCGACACGTACGACCTGGACTCCCCGACGTGCGGACCCTCGACGATCACGGCTGGCCCCGACGGTGCGCTCTGGTTCACCCGGTTCCGTGACCACCGGATCGGGCGGATCAGTGTCGACGGGCATGCGACGTCAGTTCCGCTGCCGACCGCAGGTGGCCCGTTCGGCATCACCACAGGGCCAGACGGCGCACTGTGGTTCACCCAGATGCACACCGACCGGATCGGTCGCATCACCTACGACGGCGCGCTCACCGAGTTCGAACTCCCCACCCGGGGAGCCATGCCGTCGGCCATCACCGCCGGGCCGGACGACGCACTGTGGTTCACCCTCAACCAGGCCCACGCCATCGGCCGGATCACCCTCGACGGCAACGTCACCAGCTATCCGTTACCTACCGCAAACGCCGCACCGGTGGGTATCGCCGCCGGAGTCGACGGTGCCCTGTGGTTCGTCGAGATCGGCGCGGGCCAGATCGGCAGCATCACCCCCGACGGTCAGCTCCACAACTTTCCGCTGCCAGACCGCGCCTGCCGTCCGCACGCCATCGTCGCTCGCCCCGAGGGGGGCTGCTGGTTCACCGAATGGGGTGCCAACCGGGTGGGCCTCATCGCCCCGGACGGCACCATCGAGGAGCACGACCTGCCGACCCCGTCCAGCGAGCCGCACGGCATCACGGTCGGCCCCGACGGCGCGGTGTGGACCGCGTTGGAGATCGGCAAGGTTGCCCGCCTCACTCCCTGA
- a CDS encoding pentapeptide repeat-containing protein, translating to MAGEKHPPAADRDRLGLRADCANCLGLCCVALPFAASTDFAVDKAAGKPCTNLRDDFRCGIHSQLRQRGFTGCTVFDCLGAGQKVSQVTFQGRSWRQDPDSARQMFDVFANMRQLHELLWYLTEVLQLPPARPVHREARRALDDVERLTHSDPQILTTVDVAAVRRDVSDLLLRASELVRAKVPGRKKNHRGADLIGARLQGANLRGANLRGTYLIAANLRDADLRDADVIGADFRDADLSGADLTGSLFLTQQQLSAARGSAATKLPATLRRPQHW from the coding sequence TTGGCTGGAGAGAAGCACCCCCCAGCCGCCGACCGGGACCGCCTCGGTCTGCGGGCGGACTGCGCGAACTGCCTCGGGCTCTGCTGCGTCGCGTTGCCCTTCGCCGCGTCGACCGACTTCGCCGTCGACAAGGCGGCCGGAAAACCGTGTACGAACCTACGGGACGACTTCCGGTGCGGTATCCATTCTCAGCTTCGCCAGCGGGGCTTCACCGGATGCACCGTCTTCGACTGTCTCGGGGCGGGACAGAAGGTGTCCCAGGTGACATTCCAGGGCCGGAGCTGGCGACAGGACCCGGACAGCGCGCGGCAGATGTTCGACGTGTTCGCCAACATGCGGCAACTCCACGAGCTGCTCTGGTATCTGACCGAGGTACTCCAACTCCCGCCGGCCCGCCCGGTTCACCGCGAGGCACGCCGGGCGCTCGACGACGTCGAGCGGCTTACCCACTCCGACCCGCAGATCCTGACCACGGTGGATGTCGCCGCAGTCCGTCGGGACGTCAGTGACCTACTGCTGCGCGCCAGTGAACTGGTGCGGGCAAAGGTTCCCGGCCGGAAGAAGAACCACCGTGGAGCCGATCTGATCGGCGCCCGACTGCAAGGGGCCAACCTTCGGGGCGCCAACCTTCGTGGTACCTACCTGATCGCCGCCAACCTCAGGGATGCCGACCTGCGAGACGCCGACGTCATCGGCGCGGACTTCCGGGACGCCGACCTGAGCGGCGCCGACCTCACCGGAAGTCTCTTCCTCACCCAGCAGCAGCTCAGCGCGGCCCGGGGAAGTGCTGCCACGAAACTGCCCGCAACGCTGCGCCGCCCCCAGCACTGGTAG
- a CDS encoding SDR family oxidoreductase, which yields MNTSSTEAAATTSTSGHAHTTRPEVLVVIGVGGMGQAIARRLGNGRAVLIADFNEATLQAAAEGLRGDGYTVTTQLVDVASRESVRALATAASNLGAVRQVVHTAGLSPVQASPAAILRVDLLGVALVLDEFGALIAPGGAGVVISSMAGHGAMALTAEQEMLLATTPTDDLLRLPFLAEETLDSGIAYSLAKRANHLRVQAASRAWGARAARVNSISPGVISTPMGQEELAGEHGTHMRAMIDASPTGRIGTPTDIAHAAAFLLGPESSFVTGTDLLVDGGVVAATRFVQPPAV from the coding sequence ATGAACACCTCCAGCACCGAAGCCGCCGCCACGACCAGCACGTCGGGTCACGCACACACCACGCGCCCAGAGGTGCTGGTCGTCATCGGTGTGGGTGGGATGGGGCAGGCGATTGCTCGTCGTCTGGGCAACGGCCGAGCCGTCCTGATCGCCGACTTCAACGAGGCGACCCTGCAGGCAGCCGCCGAGGGCCTGCGCGGCGATGGATACACCGTCACCACTCAGCTGGTTGACGTCGCCTCCCGCGAATCGGTACGCGCGCTCGCCACAGCCGCATCGAATCTGGGGGCCGTCCGCCAGGTAGTGCACACCGCAGGCCTGTCCCCTGTGCAGGCTTCCCCGGCAGCGATCCTCCGGGTCGACCTGCTCGGCGTCGCGTTGGTCCTGGATGAGTTCGGTGCCCTCATCGCCCCGGGCGGTGCCGGTGTGGTCATCTCCAGCATGGCCGGCCACGGTGCCATGGCACTGACCGCGGAACAGGAGATGCTGCTGGCGACCACCCCCACCGACGATCTTCTGCGGCTCCCCTTCCTCGCCGAGGAGACCCTCGACTCGGGCATCGCCTACAGCCTCGCCAAGCGCGCGAACCATCTTCGCGTACAGGCGGCCAGCCGCGCCTGGGGAGCACGTGCCGCCCGGGTCAACTCGATCAGCCCCGGAGTGATCTCCACACCGATGGGCCAGGAGGAACTCGCCGGCGAGCACGGCACGCATATGCGCGCCATGATCGATGCCTCGCCCACCGGCCGGATCGGCACGCCGACTGACATCGCCCATGCCGCCGCCTTCCTTCTCGGCCCCGAGTCGTCGTTCGTCACCGGCACCGACCTGCTCGTCGATGGTGGTGTCGTCGCGGCCACCCGTTTCGTCCAGCCACCCGCAGTCTGA
- a CDS encoding alpha/beta fold hydrolase yields MGTVTLGDVTLGYDDEGSGEPLVLVHGHPFDRSMWAPQVETFGRLGWRVITPDLRGYGESTVVPGKTTLTTFARDIAALLDHLGVDRFVLGGLSMGGQIVMEFHRLFAARIRGLVLADTFAAAETEQGKVGRNALADRLLREGMGPYADEVLPKMVAPANIAALPSVAAHVLRMMRTTAPEGAAAALRGRAERPDYLGMLPHIEVPTLVVVGSEDEFTPVADARVLHEHIPDATLAIISGAGHMPNLERQAEFDAALHSFLDRLPAAGTQPTTTVTEVR; encoded by the coding sequence ATGGGCACTGTGACTCTTGGCGACGTCACGCTTGGATACGACGACGAGGGCAGCGGCGAACCGCTGGTCCTCGTGCACGGCCACCCCTTCGACAGGTCGATGTGGGCCCCGCAGGTCGAAACCTTCGGTCGGCTCGGCTGGCGGGTGATCACCCCGGACCTACGCGGCTATGGCGAGAGCACGGTCGTGCCCGGTAAGACCACGCTCACCACCTTCGCCCGCGACATCGCCGCACTACTGGACCACCTGGGAGTCGACCGTTTCGTGCTCGGCGGCCTCTCCATGGGCGGACAGATAGTCATGGAGTTCCACCGACTGTTCGCGGCGCGCATCCGCGGCCTCGTACTCGCCGACACCTTCGCCGCCGCAGAGACCGAGCAGGGCAAGGTGGGGCGTAACGCACTGGCGGATCGGCTGCTGCGGGAGGGGATGGGCCCGTACGCGGACGAGGTGCTGCCCAAGATGGTGGCACCAGCCAACATCGCGGCGCTGCCATCGGTGGCCGCGCACGTGCTGCGCATGATGCGGACCACCGCCCCCGAGGGAGCCGCCGCCGCGCTGCGCGGTCGGGCCGAGCGCCCCGACTACCTGGGCATGCTGCCGCACATCGAAGTGCCCACGCTGGTCGTCGTCGGTAGCGAAGATGAGTTCACCCCGGTCGCCGACGCCCGGGTGCTGCACGAGCACATCCCCGACGCGACCCTCGCGATCATCTCCGGGGCCGGGCACATGCCCAACCTGGAACGGCAGGCAGAGTTCGACGCAGCCCTCCACAGCTTCCTCGACCGCCTGCCGGCCGCCGGCACGCAGCCCACAACGACTGTGACGGAGGTCCGGTGA
- a CDS encoding helix-turn-helix domain-containing protein, giving the protein MNAVPRSVAVAATDGMLHFELALAYEVFGSAPATLPGPWYDVTVCGTRAVRVGRFLLEPDCGLDRLAYADTVIVPALADVDEDPPADLVEAVRVAHESGARVVSLCTGVFVLAAAGLLDGLRATTHWAHTEELAARYPRVQVDPDVLYVDNGSVLTSAGKAAAMDLCLHLVRRDHGSAVANVVARRLVVPPHRAGGQAQFVTTPVPAQDGHPLAELLPWVMRRLDQPLTVEDLARRANMSSRHLTRHFRSVTGTTPLQWLQTQRIRHAQELLETTDDSVDTIATAAGMGTATTLRRHFHRVIGVPPDAYRRTFRV; this is encoded by the coding sequence ATGAACGCTGTTCCGCGCTCTGTCGCGGTCGCTGCTACCGACGGGATGCTGCACTTCGAGCTGGCCCTGGCCTACGAGGTTTTCGGCTCCGCCCCGGCTACCCTGCCCGGCCCCTGGTACGACGTCACGGTGTGCGGTACGCGCGCTGTACGGGTCGGCCGGTTTCTATTGGAGCCGGACTGCGGGCTCGACCGGCTGGCGTACGCCGACACCGTGATCGTCCCCGCCTTGGCGGACGTCGACGAGGACCCGCCGGCCGACCTGGTCGAGGCGGTACGCGTGGCCCACGAGTCGGGCGCGCGGGTGGTGTCCCTGTGCACGGGCGTGTTCGTGCTTGCCGCCGCGGGCCTGCTGGACGGGCTGCGGGCGACCACGCACTGGGCCCACACCGAGGAACTGGCCGCGCGCTATCCCCGGGTGCAGGTCGATCCGGACGTGCTCTACGTCGACAACGGCAGCGTGCTCACGTCTGCGGGTAAGGCCGCGGCGATGGACCTGTGCCTGCATCTGGTCCGCCGCGACCACGGCTCGGCGGTCGCCAACGTGGTCGCCCGCCGTCTGGTCGTACCACCCCACCGGGCCGGTGGGCAGGCCCAGTTCGTCACCACCCCGGTGCCCGCCCAGGACGGTCATCCCCTGGCCGAACTTCTTCCCTGGGTGATGCGGCGGCTGGACCAGCCGCTCACCGTGGAGGACCTGGCCCGTCGGGCGAACATGAGTTCGCGCCACCTGACCCGCCACTTCCGTTCGGTGACCGGCACCACCCCGCTGCAGTGGCTGCAGACACAACGGATCCGCCACGCGCAGGAACTGCTGGAAACCACGGACGACAGCGTCGACACCATCGCTACGGCCGCCGGCATGGGCACGGCGACGACGCTGCGCCGCCACTTCCACCGCGTGATCGGCGTACCGCCGGACGCCTATCGGCGCACGTTCCGGGTGTGA
- a CDS encoding SDR family oxidoreductase gives MSARPYTVLVTGASAGFGAAITRRFAADGARVVACARRSDRLTALAAELGPNVLPRQVDVRDLPAVERLVSALPADFADIDILVNNAGLAKGLQPAHETDPDDWAEMVDTNCKGLLHCTRAILPGMVARGRGHVINLGSIAGTYPYPGGNVYGATKAFTRQFSLNLRSDLHGTGVRVTCVEPGLSGGTEFSTVRFGGDDVRAGAVYAGTQPLLADDIAEAVCWAAAQPDHVNINTIELMPVAQSFAPLQVHREVT, from the coding sequence ATGTCCGCGCGGCCGTACACCGTGCTCGTCACCGGCGCCAGCGCCGGCTTCGGTGCCGCGATCACCCGGCGGTTCGCCGCCGACGGGGCCCGGGTCGTGGCCTGTGCCCGCCGGTCCGACCGGCTCACCGCGCTCGCTGCCGAACTGGGCCCGAACGTACTGCCCCGGCAGGTCGACGTGCGTGACCTGCCGGCGGTGGAGCGCCTCGTGTCAGCCCTGCCCGCCGACTTCGCGGACATCGACATCCTGGTCAACAACGCCGGCCTGGCAAAAGGCCTGCAGCCAGCCCACGAGACCGACCCGGACGACTGGGCCGAGATGGTCGACACCAACTGCAAGGGGCTCCTGCACTGCACCCGGGCGATCCTGCCGGGCATGGTCGCCCGGGGCCGTGGGCACGTCATCAACCTGGGCTCGATCGCCGGTACCTACCCCTACCCGGGCGGCAACGTCTACGGCGCGACGAAGGCCTTCACCCGCCAGTTCAGCCTCAACCTACGATCCGACCTGCACGGCACGGGCGTCCGGGTGACCTGCGTGGAGCCCGGTCTCAGCGGAGGCACGGAGTTCTCCACGGTGCGCTTCGGCGGCGACGATGTCCGGGCAGGCGCGGTGTACGCGGGTACCCAGCCACTGCTGGCCGACGACATCGCCGAGGCGGTGTGCTGGGCGGCGGCCCAGCCGGACCATGTCAACATCAACACTATCGAGTTGATGCCGGTCGCCCAGAGTTTCGCCCCGCTGCAGGTGCATCGGGAAGTCACCTGA
- a CDS encoding aminotransferase-like domain-containing protein yields MEDYRRIADQLAADITAGRLRPGERLLPQRRFARQHGIAGSTAARAYGELVRRGLAVGEVGRGTFVRAAPAGPEPALAEPGEARIDLELNFPMLPQQAEQLAAGLTRMSRPDVLATSMGAMGPAGTPAARETAASFLARAGWAPDPRRILFAGNGRQAIAAALAAYVPAGERLGVERLTYPVVKGIAARLGITLVPLAMDEHGLLPEAVAAALPLRAVYLQPAVHNPLGVTMPQERRVRLVETLRRADLHVIEDGIYSFLRDDLPPLAALAPERTILLDSLSKRLAPGLTLGFAVPPAGDGEQRVMSALRSGAWTASRFALTAATQWLADGTAAAIGEAKRLDARQRQRIRAERLAGFTVHADPNGYHCWWELPDPWRADTFVAAAARHGIAVAPGAAFAVGSGHAPNAVRLALGSPTHDTLADALDLLTGLARGAPEDAVPE; encoded by the coding sequence ATGGAGGACTACCGGCGGATCGCCGACCAGCTCGCGGCCGACATCACCGCCGGACGCCTACGTCCAGGCGAGCGGCTCCTGCCGCAGCGCAGGTTCGCCCGGCAGCATGGCATCGCCGGCTCCACGGCAGCCCGGGCATACGGCGAACTCGTCCGTCGGGGGCTGGCCGTGGGAGAGGTGGGCCGGGGAACGTTCGTACGCGCCGCCCCCGCCGGTCCCGAGCCCGCGCTCGCCGAGCCAGGCGAGGCCCGAATCGACCTGGAACTGAACTTCCCCATGCTGCCGCAGCAGGCGGAACAGCTCGCCGCCGGCCTGACGCGGATGTCCCGCCCGGATGTTCTCGCCACCAGCATGGGGGCGATGGGACCGGCCGGCACGCCGGCGGCCCGGGAGACGGCCGCGTCGTTCCTGGCCCGCGCCGGCTGGGCTCCCGACCCTCGACGCATCCTCTTCGCCGGCAACGGCCGGCAGGCGATAGCCGCCGCCCTCGCCGCCTACGTCCCGGCAGGCGAACGACTCGGCGTGGAACGCCTCACCTATCCAGTCGTGAAGGGCATCGCCGCCCGACTCGGCATCACCCTGGTGCCGCTCGCCATGGACGAGCATGGGCTCCTGCCGGAGGCGGTGGCCGCAGCGTTGCCGCTGCGCGCCGTATACCTACAGCCAGCAGTGCACAATCCGCTCGGCGTGACGATGCCGCAGGAACGCCGGGTGCGGCTGGTGGAAACCCTCCGCCGGGCCGACCTGCATGTGATCGAGGACGGCATCTACAGCTTCCTCCGTGACGACCTGCCGCCGCTGGCGGCACTCGCTCCCGAACGCACGATCCTGCTGGACAGCCTCTCCAAACGGCTGGCACCCGGGCTGACGCTGGGATTCGCCGTGCCGCCCGCAGGCGACGGGGAGCAGCGCGTGATGTCGGCATTGCGCTCGGGAGCATGGACAGCCTCCCGGTTCGCCCTGACTGCGGCGACCCAGTGGCTGGCCGACGGCACCGCCGCCGCCATCGGCGAGGCGAAACGCCTGGATGCGCGGCAACGGCAGCGGATCAGGGCGGAACGGCTGGCGGGATTCACCGTGCACGCCGACCCGAACGGTTACCACTGTTGGTGGGAACTGCCGGACCCCTGGCGGGCCGACACCTTCGTCGCTGCCGCGGCCCGGCACGGGATCGCCGTCGCACCAGGAGCCGCCTTCGCCGTCGGTTCGGGCCATGCCCCGAACGCCGTACGACTCGCTCTGGGCTCACCCACCCACGACACACTCGCAGACGCCCTGGACCTGCTCACCGGCCTGGCTCGCGGTGCACCCGAGGACGCCGTACCGGAGTGA